In Rhodopirellula sp. P2, the DNA window CCCAACCGGCCACGCTGATCAGCATGTCGGTCAGTGCGCTCACGGGAGCCGAAGGCTCGGCGTAGCTCCACATGTTGCGAACCAGGTCGGTCATCAACATGCCGCCCAAGCTCATCACACTGAGGATCAGCAGCAGGCCAACGGTTTGCAGCAAGGTGAACGGGACTTCATATCCGCCCCGCATGCCTGCCCCCGCTGCTGCGACGGCTGCGTTTTCGTCGATCAAGCCGTCATCGGCGTCCATTGGATCGCCCAACGCGTCAACTTCCGCGACGTCATCGTCCATTGCGAAACCGCTGTCACCGGCGTCGCCAAAAGCGTCGACCTGATCGGCAGAATCGAAATCCACTTCTTCAATGTCGACGGCTCCGGAATCCACCACTTCGATCACTTGCGAAGCACTTTCCTCGTTGCCATCGAGCTGCATGCCCGAGGCCGACAGTTGGAACTCGTCATCGCCTTTGAAATCGATCCCCGACCCCATTTCGCTGGCGGGGACCAGGCCACTTCCACTGCGACCGCTTCCTGTCCCGGAACCTTCGTTCAGCTCAGCACCCAGATCCAAGGCGGAAATGCTGCTGCCAGCCAAATCCAATGGCTCACTTTCCAGTGACAAACCACTGTCGGACGGGCTCATCAAGTTGATGCCACTGTCCCCGGCGATGGAAATGTCGCTGCCTGCACCGCTGACCACCAAGTCATCGTCGTCATCCGCGATGATCAGATCGTCGTCGTCCGCCAAGGCGTCATCGACACCAGACGAACCGCCTGACTCGACCGACATCAGTGAGCTGCCCAGCAAATCGCCGCTGCCGGAAAGCAGTCCGCTTCCGCCCGCGTCGCCGGCCAACAAATCCAGTTCGCTCAAGACATCACTGCCCGCGTGGCTTTTCGATTCGATGGCAGACGGGCTGCTGTCCAGATCCAAATCGCCCATCAATTCGAGGCTGCTGGCCTGTTCATCCGAACCAATGTCACCAAGGTCCAGATCCCCGTCGCTGTCTTCTCCGTCCAGCCCGGACAAGTCCGACTGATTTTTGGCTGGGGAACCGGGAGTGGTACCTTTGACGGGTTCCAGCGACAGATCATCTGAATCGCTGTTCAGTTCCAAAGAACTCCCGAGATTGAATTCGTCGCTATCACCGTCGGCTTGAGGCCCGGGCGTTGCCGATTCCAAGTCCAATTCCCCACTGTCGTGCGACAGTGCCGAACCGGACAGATTCAAATCATCCAGATCGATCTTCAGAGGCGCGTCGCTGTCGGCTTTTCCGCCTGGCACGATGGTCACGTCGCTGCCGTCACCCGAATCACTGGCGATCAGGTTGACGTCGCTGCCGCCGGCAAGGGAATCGATGTCCAGATCCAACCCGCTGTCATCGCTGGCCGAGCTGTCACCACCGATCACGGATCCGATCTTGGATCCGCCACCATCAACCGCCAAGATTCCGGACCCCAGTCCGGACATATTGGGAAGTTCATCCTTCAGACGCTCGATCTCTGCCTCGGGGAACTTCCAGCTGGAACCATCGCGAAAGCCCCGGACCTGACCTTGGCTGCGAAGATCAATCAGTTTGTCGGCGGGAATTCCGAGTTGTTTGGCGGCGTCTTCGAGAGACAAATAAGAGGCCATGGCAACGCTGAGATGAGGAAAGGGGGCGTCGAAAGTAGTCGTTTTGATGTAGCTTCCCTGCCATCCCCATCTTAATGGCCGTCTCGGCGAATCGCCAACAGAAACGGGCCGTTCAGATGCAGAATTGCCGCCTCAACGTGGTTTCGCGTTCCCTTGCATGCGACGAATGTCGTCCGGCAGGGGTGCCGTCGCGTTGAGTTCCAATGAAAAATCGGCATCGATAGCGCGGCTGCTCACCAGTCGGATCTCGCCATCGGGACCCACATGATACACCGCCATCCACAGTTTTCCTGTGTTTACCAAACTAATTACTTGCGTTCCCGATTCATCCACATGGGAAAATCCGATTATTTCGCCTGAAGCCCCCACGTCGCGCCCCGGCCGAGCCTGAATGAGTGTGGGATTCCTCTCCAACGGGCGAGCCCCATCGAGCAGGGCCTCGGGTTGGCGGATGACGGGAGATTCTTGAGCAAACGCGTCGTCAGCGGAGTCCGAGGCCAAGCCCAGCCCGATCAACACGCCGAATCCAACGCAAATCATCGAGGCAACCAGGTTCGTACGCACGGCGACTTCTCCAGAACAGGACAGGTGTGGAAAGGATTTCCAAAGCATCGGGGGGCATCCACGCAGCTCAACGCCCACTCTAGAACAGCGACTCCGTTCCGGTCCAGATCGCTCGACCATCCCAGCGGATCGATCTTCCTGGCAGAGTGTCCAAGTGCCTACTCTCTGCGATTCACCATCAAGCGATTCACCGTCAGCAATTCTGCCCGGATCGCACCGTCGCGAAAACCGAATGTTAAAAAATGCGGATTCGATGAAGTCCGCCGGTTGTAACGGTCGATCCTAGCGACGTGGTGTGTGCGATCGGCTGTGCCGTTCCGCGCCATGAATCGCCATTCCGTCCGGAAGGAGTCCGATGAAGCCTCACAATTTCAACGTCAACGACACGCTTTCTCCCGCGGATCACTGGGGAGAACCGGTGGAGCCTCCGACGGAATTGCAGGGCATTGGGCAGGCCGCCGACAGCGACGCTGCTGCGTCTCCTTCGACCACGGAGTCTGTGAATCTGGTCGATGCGCCTTCGATGATTTCCAAAGTCGTCACCACCGTCGGTCCGATTGGATTGGGCTTGGCCCTGTCCGGGGTCTTCTACGGCGTCGTGTTCGGCGCCAACTGGGCTCCGCTGAATCGCTACTTCCTCGGTCACCCCGTGGCGGTCGCCGCCGCCATTCTGTTCTGCGTCGCCATCGCGATTCTCGCGGTTCGCGCCGTGCAGATCGCTCGGGATCGGCATCAATTGGAATTGTTGCGTGATGAAGACCTGCTGGCACACTCGACGAGTGCCGCGTCGACCTCCCCCGCACAACGATGGTTGCAGGAAAATGACGCTGGAGCGATCGCTCGTGTCTGGCGAAAATCTTTGCGTTCACTTCCTTCCGCAACACGAAACTCGCTGCTGGTTCGTCGTCTCAACGAAGTGCTGGGACGCCAATCCCATCGCAGCGGGACCGGCGATCTGCCGCAAGATTTGCGTGAGCTTTCCGAACGCGACGCGGATGCCGCTCACGATTCCTACGGCCTGATCCGGATCATCGTCTGGGCCATTCCGATGCTGGGATTTTTGGGGACGGTCATCGGGATCACCCAAACCCTGGGCGGTTTGGACTTCACCGATGGAACCGCCGCCGTCGATCGATTGAAAAGCGGTCTGTATGTTGCCTTTGACACCACCGCCTTGGGCCTGGTGTTGTCGGTGCTGGCAATCTTCTTGCAGTTCCCCGTCGAACGCTCCCAACAAACCTTGTTGGCAGACGTTGACCAACGTGTTCGCGATTTGGTTTCGGAAGCACTGCCCAGTGACGATGCGGGCGACAGCCAAACCGCGTTGGTCACCCAGTTGTGCGACGGCATTCGAGTCGCCGTGCAAGAGTCGCTGGCAACGCAAGCCAAGCTGTGGCGAGAGACAATCGAAGAGGCCCAAGCCTCCTGGCGAACGCAGCACAACGAAGGCTCGGAACAATTCCGAAAATTGATGCAGGCCTCCTTGCAACCAGCACTGACCAGTCACGCAGATCGGATCGAAGCCACCGTGTCTCGCTTGGACACGATCGGAAACGGCGTCAGCCAGACGTTGCAGGATCAAACCAAGGCCTGGAACGACGCGATGCATACCACCGCGGTGGAAGTGCAAACGCATCGGCGCACGTTGATGACGCACACCGAAGCCATGACCGCGCTGGCCGCCCAACAAAGCTTGCAAACGCACCACGACGCCCCCGTCGTGGAACTGGATCCCGTGATGGGCGACGCGATGCGAACCTTGGCTCGTGCCGTCGACTCATTGTCACAACGTTTGCCCGCTGCGAAAGTTCCCAGCGGTCGTGATGACTCCACCAACAACAGGCGTGCGGCATGAGTCGGCGACGCGCCTCGCTGTCTCCCTCGTTGTTCCCGTTCCTTGCGGTGCTGGTCTGCACGCTGGGTACCTTGATCCTGTTGCTGGCCCTGGTGGCCGAAAAAGCTCAGGACACCTCGGTCCCACAAGTTGCCCAGCAGGCGGGATCGGTCGCACCGTCGCTCGATGAACCAGTCGATGAAGAAGATTCATCGGCCGGGGTCGGTGCTGACTCGCTGGCAGACGCAGACGCTCCTCCGGCCATGACGGCGGCCTCCGCCGACCAACTGCTCGAAGAAGAACAATTTCGCGTCGACCAATTGGTCGCTCACCGTGAAAAACAAACGGGCAACGTGGAACGACGTCGGGATGAGTTGACACAACTCCAAACGGCAACGCAAAAACTGCGAGACCGGTTGAAACAACTCAGCCAGGAAGTCGAGGCCGCCATCACTCCCGATGACGCCATCGAAGTCGACGAACAAGCCATCGTGATGATGCGTGAAGAGATGGAAACGTTGCGTCGCGAAATCGAAGAACTGGAACAAGTCAAATCCGGCGACAAACCACGCGTCGTCATTGTGCCTCACCGGGGTCCCAATGGCACGGCTCGCCGGCCTGTCTATGCCGAGTGCGACGAACACGGGGTCACCATTTGGCCCGAGGACACGCGGATCACTTACACGCAATTGTTGGCGGGAGTCCAATCCGGATCGCCTCGTAGCAATCCGCTGGATGCGGCCCTTCGAGTGGTGCGTCAACACGCGATGCAAAACTACGGTGATTCCGTTCCGCCTTACCCCTTGTTGATCGTTCGCCCCGACGGAATTGAAACGTTCGTTGCTGCCCGCGCTGCGATGAAGGATTGGGATGACCAATACGGTTATGAATTGGTTCCGGCCGAGGTTGATCTGGCGTTCCCACAAGCGGACCGTGTCTTGAAGCCCAAGATCGAACTGGCCGTCCACGAAGCCGCCAATCGAAACCTCCATCAATACATCGGCGGCAGCGGCAGCGGCCGCGGTGACGATGGCAACGGCACCGGCCGTGGCAGTTTGAGTGGTGGCTCGATGCTTGGAGGTGCTTCGCAACCCGCGTCCGGTGGTGAATTTGCAAACGCGGACGCGTACAGTGCCAAACCAAGCACCGGTGAGGCTCCCTTCCGCGGCAGCGTCACTGACAACCGCTTCAGTGGGCAACCCGCAGGAGCCACCTCACAACTCGGCGACCCCAGTGGCACGTCGAAGCAAAAGGCTCGCCAACCGCTGCCCACCTTGTCCGCGCGATCACTTGACCGGCAAGCCAGAGCGAATGGATTCCTGGCACCTCGTGACGCGGGGCCTCCTTTGCCCGCTGGCGGTTTGGCAGAGCCAATTCCTGGATCCAGTCAATCCAGCTTTGGAGCCGTCAACTCCCGGTCCGATGCCCTGAATGACTACTTGGCTCAAAAGGACAAACCGCTGCTGGACGATGCCCAAGGCAACACCAGTCTCCCACCGTCCGGCACGCCAGGTTCCATGAACGATCCATCCGTCGATGGCTCGGAAGGCGAGTCCAACGCAGACGAAACGGATTCTGATTTCCGTGGTTCCAGCTCGCCGGTCAATGGCGAACAAATCGCTGGGATGCAACAAGCAACGGGTGGTCAATCCGCCTCCGCTTCCGTTTCGCAGTCGTCGGCTACACCTCCATCCGCGAACCAGGCTCCCGATTCGGCGAATCAACCACCGCCGAGTGTCAACATGCAGTCGCAGCAACCGCCTTCCAACACGGTCCGTCGTGAAGGTCAAGACTGGGCCTTGCCGCGATCGATGGCTGGGATCAATGGCACTCAAGTGGTTCGTCCGATCGCGATGGTCTGCTACCACGATCGATACGAACTCGTTCAAAACAACACGGTGGTCGCCACGTTCCCGTTCGAAAACGATTCGGTTTACAACGCGACGCTGAAGTTAGCGACCGCCGTTCGCGACCGAGTGGATGGTTGGGGAGCCACGCTCCCTGGCGGCCGCTGGCAACCTCGACTGGATGTGTTGGTGGCGCCCCATGCCGATCAACGTTTCCATGAACTGCAAACGTTGATGCACGACAGTGGCGTTGAAATCACGCGGAGGGTTCGATGAGTCGACGCAGACGCACGACATTGGAACTCGGTCACGATGCCTTCTTGGACATCGTTGCCAACCTCGTTGGGATTTTGATCATCTTGGTGGTGGTGCTGGGGACCCAGACACAACGGATCACGCGTGCACTGACGTCGCCCGACGAGATCGCTCAAAAACCTGGTGAGCTGGTTTCGCCCGAGGAAACGCTTTCGCCGCAACCCAAGCTGGCAACCGACGCACAGCTTTCCCAACTGGCGCAAGTGGCCATGCGAGCCGCTTCAGCACAACGCGAATCCATGCGTCTGGAAAACATGGTCAAGCGTTATGATGCGGAATTGGAACAGGCCAAGCGTGAACGTGGTGCCTTGCTGGACCTGTTGACGTTGGCCGAAGAAGCCTGGGTTGAAAAGCAAAAGCAACTCGACCAAACCAAAGTCAAGGCTGCCAAACTCGGTCGCGAAATGCGAGAGGTCAGCTCAAACTTGGCGGCGTTGGCCGGCACCAAGGAACGCCTCGAAAACCAAGAGTCGCCCGTGGTCGCGGTGGAACATCTCCCAACGCCCATGGCCAAAACCGTGTTTGGCGATGAGATTCATTTGCGACTGAAGAACGATCGAGTCTCGGTCGTTCCGATCGAACCGCTGCTCAAAGCCATCAAAGAAGACTTTGGCCGCGTCATCCGTGGTTCACGAGACGGACGTTCCTCGTCCGCCGTCGGCCCGATTCGCGGGTACGTCGCGCACTATGCCATGGACAAATCCTCCGGGCGAGTCACCCAGGGTGGCAAGACCTCGATGGGCACCCGCGTTCAACTGGCAGGCATGGTCATCGAACCACTTGAAGAACCGCACGGGCAACCGATTGATCAAGTCCTCACGTCCAGCCGATTGCTCGACGTCGAACTGGCAGGCCGCGACCCGGCGAAAACGACCATCACGGTGTGGGTTTACCCCGAGAGCTTCGCCGCGTTCCGAACCCTGAAAGAGCACCTGTACCGACGCGGCTTCGCAACGGCGGCGCGGCCTTTGCCGTCTGACCGAGCGATCACGGGCGGTCCCACTGGTTCTCGCTCGCAGGCTCAATGAAGCTGGCGCTGGGCGGCGTCCCAGTTTTGTTGCCAGCTCGAGCGACACCGTTCAAGCGGACGCCAGATTTTGAAGCGATTTTTCCTCGAATGGCCAACGGCCTCGTTCAACATAGCCAGGGGTATCGCCCCTGGAGCAAAAGAACACGCGCCCCTATTTTGGCCAACGGCCAAATTCAATTCAATACGTGTGAGTTGATGTTGGCCGTTGGCCAACCAATTCCCCTTCATTCTCGATCCCTGGGGCGATGCCCCAGGCTACGATGACGAAGGCCTTTGGCCAAGAAAACCGAATGCAAAAAGCGCAACTTCAAAATGCCAGAGCGAGGTCCGAGGGCAAGAAGCAGTCCAGAACCTCGGTTTCCGGCTGTTCGATCAGTTGGTTGCTGGAGTGGAGCAGCATGAATCAAACAGTTGGACGTTGACTTGGTTGCGATGAGGCTTGGCAATCATGAACTGCCCAACGGAACAGTTGAGGACAACTGTTCTACTCTGATCCTCCTACGTGTCATGCCCAAAGGACTCGTTGCCTCGTCCACTACGCCAGGGATTCCGTGGGTTGCCTAGCTGACGTCTTCCATTTCGGCCAACGTTTGCTTGACGACCTCGGCCGAATGACGAAACGCCGCCTGTTCGTCGTCGGACAAAGTCGGACGCAACACGCGCGTGATTCCTTGGCGTCCGATCACCGCGGGCAAAGAAAGGCAAACGTCTTTCACGTCCAGGTAACCATTGACCAGAACACTGACCGGCAAGGTGTGTCGCAGGTCATAAACGATGCTGTCCAGAATGTTGATCGTCGCCATGGCGATCCCGTACGACGTGTGCCCCTTCAAACGAAACACCTCGTATCCCATCGCCTTGGTTTCTTCGAACATTCGCCGGGACGTGTCGCTGGGATAGAATCGCTCTCCACCCGTCATCGCGATGGATGACGCTGCGAATTGAGTGTCACCGTGCTCGCCCAAGATGTACGCACGGATGTCTTCGGCGTGGATCTGCAATTCGGTCGACAACAACGCTCGGTACCGAATGCTGTCCACCAACGTCCCTGTGCCGATGACGCGGGTGGAATCAAACCCCGTCAAGCGGATGGTTTCGTAGGTCAGCGCGTCGACGGGGTTGCTGACCATCACGACGATCGCGTTGGGACTCGCTTCCGCCAACGCCGGCATCCACTCCCGAAGGATGGGCATGTTGTCCCGGCCCATTTCCAAACGTGTTTGACCGGGGTACCGAAAGGGCACCGAGGCGGTGAACACGATCACATCGGAGTCTTTGGAATCCGCGATGTCTCCCGCCTGAATCTTCATGTTGCTGTTGGCGAGCGCCGCGGCGTGCGTCAAATCCATCGCGTCCCCTTCGGCTTTCTCACGGGAACGATTGAGCAGCAGCAATTCGCTGGCCAAAGGATTGATCGTCAATCCAAACGCAATCGCGGACCCAACCCGTCCCGTGCCAACCAATGTGATCTTCATGCGATCTATCCTTTGCGATGTCGAGTGCGGTTCATTCGAAGCAAGCATGCAGGAGTCGTTGGGGATCTGAGCCGTTGGCCTTGGCCACGGTTCTCAAGCACAACCGGGGCGAAGGCCCAAACCGCTCACATGGTTGTCCCCCATCATTCCCGCCAACCGACTCCACGCCGCTGAGCCTCGTATCCGAACCAAGCCGCCCGGGTTCGGCAATGCCCCGCGAGTCAGAGCCGGTTCCAACGGAGCGAATCGTTGAGTTTCCACCCGCATGCGGGAAAGAAGCCTGACCTTGGATCGGCGGGCAAAACGCTGAAAAGCTGAAACCACAAACCCAAAGAAGGCCAGCAACCCGAAGATTGCTGGCCTCAATGGAACTCACGTGAACGTGAGAGATGGTTTCAATTCGACAGACTGTCGAAGGTCGCGATTCAGCAACCACAGCCCGATGCAACTGGTGCGGCCGAACCGCATCCGCTGCATCCGCCACAACCAGCTCCGCCGTTGCCAGCAGCCGATCCACATCCGTTCGAAACGGGAACTTCAACCGTTTGAGGAACCATGATCGTCTTGGTGACTTCGACTTCTTTTTCAACTTGGACTGGCACGCAAACGGTGTAGTCTTCGGTCTTTTCTTCTTGGACTTGGTCCATCACCGTGACGGTGTAAGGGACTTCTTCGGTGACGGTGTCACACTCGGTGACGGTGTACTCACGAGTCTTGGCTTCAGGAACCATGACAGTGACTTCACGGGTACGAGTTTCAGTCGTCATGGTCGTTTGAGGAACCATGCGAGTGCGAGTTTCGGCAACCATCGTGCACACTTCTTTCGAACGTGTACGAGTTTCGCTGGTGTAGCTGGTG includes these proteins:
- a CDS encoding helix-turn-helix domain-containing protein, with the translated sequence MASYLSLEDAAKQLGIPADKLIDLRSQGQVRGFRDGSSWKFPEAEIERLKDELPNMSGLGSGILAVDGGGSKIGSVIGGDSSASDDSGLDLDIDSLAGGSDVNLIASDSGDGSDVTIVPGGKADSDAPLKIDLDDLNLSGSALSHDSGELDLESATPGPQADGDSDEFNLGSSLELNSDSDDLSLEPVKGTTPGSPAKNQSDLSGLDGEDSDGDLDLGDIGSDEQASSLELMGDLDLDSSPSAIESKSHAGSDVLSELDLLAGDAGGSGLLSGSGDLLGSSLMSVESGGSSGVDDALADDDDLIIADDDDDLVVSGAGSDISIAGDSGINLMSPSDSGLSLESEPLDLAGSSISALDLGAELNEGSGTGSGRSGSGLVPASEMGSGIDFKGDDEFQLSASGMQLDGNEESASQVIEVVDSGAVDIEEVDFDSADQVDAFGDAGDSGFAMDDDVAEVDALGDPMDADDGLIDENAAVAAAGAGMRGGYEVPFTLLQTVGLLLILSVMSLGGMLMTDLVRNMWSYAEPSAPVSALTDMLISVAGWGQ
- a CDS encoding MotA/TolQ/ExbB proton channel family protein, with the protein product MKPHNFNVNDTLSPADHWGEPVEPPTELQGIGQAADSDAAASPSTTESVNLVDAPSMISKVVTTVGPIGLGLALSGVFYGVVFGANWAPLNRYFLGHPVAVAAAILFCVAIAILAVRAVQIARDRHQLELLRDEDLLAHSTSAASTSPAQRWLQENDAGAIARVWRKSLRSLPSATRNSLLVRRLNEVLGRQSHRSGTGDLPQDLRELSERDADAAHDSYGLIRIIVWAIPMLGFLGTVIGITQTLGGLDFTDGTAAVDRLKSGLYVAFDTTALGLVLSVLAIFLQFPVERSQQTLLADVDQRVRDLVSEALPSDDAGDSQTALVTQLCDGIRVAVQESLATQAKLWRETIEEAQASWRTQHNEGSEQFRKLMQASLQPALTSHADRIEATVSRLDTIGNGVSQTLQDQTKAWNDAMHTTAVEVQTHRRTLMTHTEAMTALAAQQSLQTHHDAPVVELDPVMGDAMRTLARAVDSLSQRLPAAKVPSGRDDSTNNRRAA
- a CDS encoding lactate/malate dehydrogenase family protein; translated protein: MKITLVGTGRVGSAIAFGLTINPLASELLLLNRSREKAEGDAMDLTHAAALANSNMKIQAGDIADSKDSDVIVFTASVPFRYPGQTRLEMGRDNMPILREWMPALAEASPNAIVVMVSNPVDALTYETIRLTGFDSTRVIGTGTLVDSIRYRALLSTELQIHAEDIRAYILGEHGDTQFAASSIAMTGGERFYPSDTSRRMFEETKAMGYEVFRLKGHTSYGIAMATINILDSIVYDLRHTLPVSVLVNGYLDVKDVCLSLPAVIGRQGITRVLRPTLSDDEQAAFRHSAEVVKQTLAEMEDVS